The Prochlorococcus marinus XMU1412 genome includes the window TTTTTTTATCAATAAAATCCCTTGCCTCTTTGAGATTAGTTTTTTCAACAAGACTATTTTTGTTATCTTTTTCTTTTAAAATCCCTTGTGTATCAGTAAGAAGAATAAGTTTTTCTGCATTTATTGCAGCAGCAATTTCTCCAGCAACAAAATCTGCATTAATGTTGTGGGAAATACCCTCCAAGGTTGATCCAATGCTAGAAATAATTGGGATGTATCGTTTAGAAATAAGAGGATCTAATATTTCAGGATTGATTTTTGTAACCTCTCCCACTAACCCATGGCTACCATCTCCTAGTTCTCTAGATTGAATTAAGTTGCCATCAAGACCTGATATCCCCACAGCTAAGGATCCAGTTTTATTAATCCCTTTTACAATTTGTTTGTTAACTCTACCCATTAGAACCATCTCGACAATTTCCATTGTTTTTTGGTCAGTAATTCTTAATCCATTTTCAAATTTAGGAGATATTTCTAATTTCTTTAACCAATTATTAATCTCTGGTCCACCTCCATGAATTACTATCGGACAAACCCCAACGGTTGATAAAAGTGCAATGTCTCTAAAAAAAGCATTTTTTAAATTATCATTCTCCATAACAGAACCTCCATACTTGATAACAATTTTTCTACCTGAGAAACTTTGTATATATGGAAGTGCTTCGCTTAATATTGATACTCTTTGAGAATCATTCATTATTAAAATTCATTAAAACTTGATTGAATTGAGAAATTAGGTTTTTACAAATATATCCCTATATTCAATAAAAGAGAATAAAATCAAATTCTTTTTTATTATCGTCGATAATAAATTCTGATTCAAGACCTTTGACGAAAAATCTATTTAACCTTTCTTGTTT containing:
- the argB gene encoding acetylglutamate kinase: MNDSQRVSILSEALPYIQSFSGRKIVIKYGGSVMENDNLKNAFFRDIALLSTVGVCPIVIHGGGPEINNWLKKLEISPKFENGLRITDQKTMEIVEMVLMGRVNKQIVKGINKTGSLAVGISGLDGNLIQSRELGDGSHGLVGEVTKINPEILDPLISKRYIPIISSIGSTLEGISHNINADFVAGEIAAAINAEKLILLTDTQGILKEKDNKNSLVEKTNLKEARDFIDKKIVTEGMIPKTECCIRALAQGVKAAHIIDGRIEHSLLLEIFTNSGIGTMIVA